In the Spirochaetota bacterium genome, one interval contains:
- a CDS encoding type II toxin-antitoxin system Phd/YefM family antitoxin: MNYLKFTEFRNKSKEYFDQVEHGSSFIITRKGKPVARLVPFGNVEQGWKRENRKITLKTKKATLDFINAERGER, translated from the coding sequence ATGAACTATCTCAAATTCACCGAATTCAGGAACAAATCAAAGGAATATTTCGACCAGGTGGAGCATGGCAGCTCCTTTATCATCACTCGGAAAGGAAAGCCCGTTGCCAGGCTGGTGCCTTTTGGAAATGTTGAACAGGGCTGGAAGCGGGAGAACCGGAAGATTACATTAAAAACGAAAAAGGCGACCCTGGATTTCATCAATGCGGAACGTGGAGAAAGGTGA